One segment of Panicum virgatum strain AP13 chromosome 3K, P.virgatum_v5, whole genome shotgun sequence DNA contains the following:
- the LOC120697094 gene encoding bidirectional sugar transporter SWEET3a-like, producing MVTSIRVIVGIIGSAVCVLLYAVPVLTFKRVIKEASVGEFSCLPYILALFSALTWGWYGYPVVSNGWENLSLFGTCTIGVLFEFSFVIIYIWYAPREKKKFVVIMVSLILAILCTIVYFSIFTFHTHHMRKLFVGSIGIVTSMSMYSAPLVAVKQVMKTKSVEFMPFYLSLFSLLTSFMWTLYGVLGRDPYLTAPNSVGCLTGILQLVVYCIYSRYKEPPKAVNDIEQVKIDLEVSTNRREDTNGYKP from the exons ATGGTTACTAGCATACGCGTCATTGTTGGAATTATAG ggTCTGCAGTCTGCGTGCTCCTCTATGCAGTTCCAGT ATTGACATTTAAGAGAGTCATCAAGGAGGCCAGTGTAGGAGAATTCTCATGCTTACCATATATCCTAGCTCTTTTCAGCGCCCTCACATGGGGCTGGTATGGCTATCCAGTTGTGAGCAATGGGTGGGAGAACCTGTCACTCTTCGGTACTTGCACTATCGGAGTACTCTTTGAGTTCTCATTTGTCATTATATACATATGGTATGCACCAAGAGAAAAAAAG aagtttgttGTGATAATGGTATCTCTGATCCTGGCAATCCTCTGCACAATTGTATACTTCTCAATCTTTACATTCCACACGCACCATATGCGCAAGCTATTTGTTGGCAGTATTGGTATAGTAACTTCCATGTCGATGTACAGTGCTCCGCTTGTAGCTGTG AAACAAGTTATGAAGACGAAAAGTGTGGAGTTCATGCCTTTCTATTTGTCACTATTTTCCTTATTAACCAGCTTCATGTGGACGCTTTATGGAGTCCTAGGAAGGGATCCCTATCTCACG GCACCAAACAGCGTCGGGTGTTTAACTGGAATCCTTCAGCTGGTTGTGTACTGCATCTATAGCAGATACAAGGAGCCACCCAAAGCAGTCAATGATATTGAGCAGGTAAAAATAGACTTGGAAGTGTCAACTAATCGTCGTGAAGACACAAATGGATATAAGCCTTAA
- the LOC120697095 gene encoding uncharacterized protein LOC120697095, whose protein sequence is MPNPNPWIEFQCDGEGLYIELGPQNLEPTNPHSQQRDPETSQSDGDDESPFDEEDELEDIDEEDELEDIDEVIKDQEPPQKPDANYDKSDPPMAVGTLYSNMDAFKLALASHTTKYEFHYNIEKSDKSRHTVHCSGKDVGCRWRLHASTMGDDVTIKVRRNPYPHEECTSTRRAGACVGVMKFWVCEQVIDWLKEDGKLGATELKKKLKESHKIDVTYRKVYLGKQLAMDKIYGFWGKSFDNLYRFKTQIEESSPGSFIVIDHHTIDNKIRFNRLFFAMKPCVDGFLRGCRPYIAVDSTFLNKKFKGQLCIACAIDRHNLMYPVAVGVIDSESNENWVWFMEWLKEVIGTPLGLTCSTDCGQTVMHGVSEVFPQAEHRECMYHLVQNFKKRYNGEVFYQNLWQSAYSWNPYMFEKHYQRMAEYKPKAMKYLQETHKKLWTRSQFSTLSKVDYITNNLAEAFNNWVKEHNGKHLDDLMDTIRQMILIKWNERKRIVQKFKGKILPHIVQKLRDDSYNLDIEVITSSPDGYY, encoded by the exons ATGCCTAACCCAAACCCATGGATAGAGTTTCAATGTGATGGGGAAGGGTTGTATATTGAGCTTGGTCCCCAAAATCTAGAACCTACCAATCCTCATAGCCAACAAAGAGATCCTGAAACATCCCAATCAGATGGTGATGATGAATCTCCCTTTGATGAGGAAGATGAATTAGAGGacatagatgaggaagatgaatTAGAGGACATAGATGAGGTTATCAAAGATCAAGAGCCTCCACAGAAGCCTGATGCTAATTATGATAAGAGTGATCCTCCTATGGCTGTAGGCACTTTGTATTCCAACATGGATGCTTTTAAGCTGGCTTTAGCTTCACATACTACCAAATATGAGTTTCATTATAACATTGAAAAGAGTGATAAGTCTCGGCATACGGTGCACTGCAGTGGTAAGGATGTGGGCTGCAGGTGGAGACTTCATGCGTCTACTATGGGCGACGATGTCACAATAAAG GTGAGAAGGAACCCATACCCTCATGAGGAGTGTACCAGCACAAGGAGGGCAGGTGCATGTGTAGGGGTGATGAAGTTCTGGGTCTGTGAACAAGTGATTGATTGGCTGAAGGAAGATGGAAAGTTGGGAGCCACAGAACTGAAAAAGAAGCTGAAGGAAAGTCACAAAATTGATGTGACATACAGAAAAGTTTATCTAGGTAAACAACTTGCTATGGATAAAATTTATGGCTTTTGGGGCAAGAGTTTTGACAACCTCTATAGATTTAAGACTCAGATAGAGGAAAGCAGTCCTGGGTCTTTTATTGTGATTGATCACCATACCATCGACAACAAAATAAGGTTTAATAGACTCTTTTTTGCTATGAAACCCTGTGTCGATGGCTTCTTAAGAGGTTGTAGGCCATATATTGCTGTAGACAGTACATTTTTGAATAAAAAGTTCAAAGGACAGTTGTGTATAGCTTGTGCAATTGATAGACATAACTTGATGTACCCAGTAGCTGTTGGTGTGATTGACTCAGAATCAAATGAAAATTGGGTGTGGTTCATGGAGTGGTTGAAGGAAGTTATAGGCACCCCACTTGGCCTAACATGTAGCACTGATTGTGGGCAGACAGTGATGCATGGGGTTAGTGAGGTTTTTCCACAAGCTGAACATAGAGAGTGTATGTACCAccttgttcaaaatttcaagaaGAGGTACAATGGTGAGGTTTTTTATCAGAATTTGTGGCAATCTGCATATTCTTGGAACCCTTACATGTTTGAGAAGCACTATCAAAGGATGGCTGAATACAAACCAAAGGCTATGAAATATCTGCAGGAAACTCACAAGAAACTGTGGACCAGAAGCCAGTTCTCCACCTTGTCAAAGGTGGATTATATTACCAATAATTTGGCTGAGGCCTTCAATAATTGG GTAAAGGAACACAATGGCAAGCACCTGGATGACCTGATGGATACTATTAGACAGATGATCTTGATTAAATGGAATGAAAGGAAAAGGATTGTCCAGAAGTTTAAAGGAAAGATTTTGCCTCATATAGTCCAGAAGTTGAGAGATGACAGCTATAACCTTGACATTGAAGTGATCACAAGCTCACCTGATGGATACTATTAG